A single window of Plutella xylostella chromosome 25, ilPluXylo3.1, whole genome shotgun sequence DNA harbors:
- the LOC119690991 gene encoding enolase-phosphatase E1: MANCIKDIGDIVKKAKVLLLDIEGTTTSISFVKDKLFPYASAHVKQYLEAQWETAEVKEAAAALRKLSLEDEENKVDGVVKIPAEDASKEDQIEGLVNNVKWLMGADRKVAPLKTLQGLIWKQGYDNGDIKGHVYDDVLAALEQWHSVEGQKVYIYSSGSVQAQKLLFGQSLAGDLLKYIDGHFDTAVGAKQEAASYTKIVEQIACKPEEVLFLTDILKEAEAARSAGLLTALLSREGNAPLPDDVTDSYPVLQTFAQLTPSNKRKPEQEDEPLQPAKVPKTDPEVAEKPAAEEASAKTDVEKTEKMEVEEEKTKTEETKTEDKAPVTVETIVEEITDTKEPIDAPMIDAEPIVTEDKTEAEKIVEKEPVKMEEEVKVETAKSEPAKNGTAEPTEVKETSTPTVITEIEEVTDKQPIDEVGEIIEDLEPIVEEPQSVEAEMADLQNVGEVLEKECDEILSKVQDVTNLDSIAVKPMLNSIAEENNMETENLDTNELVDRILDTEQEMKMERDIENSNKAIDVAAEAKKSESSAAANGVKDEVKPVEAPVPEAKEKNGDETSKIGATEESKVEESSPTESKPAEEKATTESQKPEVKAEEKVTPVEKEVPAAETKEVAAVEKAEDIKEVAKMNGNGTNGNTEALNGDASKQEELSARLTAENGKAVNGANGDSNGVEAKEEGKEVAEIKVKSVPAVEAPTDPIEQATEA, from the exons GACAAGTTGTTCCCGTATGCCTCGGCGCACGTGAAGCAGTACCTAGAGGCGCAGTGGGAGACGGCGGAGGTGAAGgaggccgccgccgcgctcaGGAAGCTGTCGCTAGAGGATGAGGAGAACAAGGTCGACGGCGTCGTCAAGATCCCTGCTGAG GATGCGTCCAAGGAAGACCAGATCGAGGGTCTGGTGAACAACGTCAAGTGGCTGATGGGCGCGGACCGCAAGGTGGCGCCACTCAAGACTCTGCAGGGACTCATCTGGAAGCAGGGGTATGACAACGGCGACATCAAGGGACA CGTCTACGACGACGTGCTAGCGGCGCTCGAGCAATGGCACTCAGTAGAAGGGCAGAAAGTCTACATCTATTCATCCGGCTCGGTGCAAGCTCAGAAGCTGCTGTTCGGCCAGTCCCTCGCCGGGGACCTCCTCAAGTACATCGACGGCCACTTCGACACCGCGGTGGGGGCCAAGCAGGAGGCCGCCAGCTACACGAAGATAGTCGAGCAGATCGCATGCAAGCCCGAGGAGGTTCTGTTCCTGACTGATATTTTGAAAG AAGCGGAAGCGGCGCGCTCCGCCGGTCTCCTGACAGCACTTCTGAGTCGCGAAGGCAACGCTCCCCTGCCGGATGACGTCACAGACTCCTACCCAGTGCTGCAGACCTTCGCGCAGCTGACGCCCAGCAACAAGCGCAAGCCCGAACAG GAAGACGAGCCACTGCAACCCGCTAAAGTTCCTAAGACTGATCCAGAAGTAGCAGAGAAACCTGCTGCAGAAGAAGCAAGTGCCAAAACTGATGTcgaaaaaactgaaaaaatgGAAGTTGAGGAAGAGAAAACCAAGACTGAAGAAACTAAAACCGAAGATAAAGCCCCTGTGACAGTAGAGACTATTGTTGAAGAGATCACAGACACAAAAGAGCCAATCGACGCTCCGATGATCGATGCCGAACCAATTGTTACTGAAGATAAGACTGAAGCCGAAAAGATAGTTGAAAAGGAACCTGTTAAAATGGAAGAGGAGGTTAAAGTCGAAACTGCTAAATCAGAACCTGCGAAGAATGGTACCGCTGAACCTACAGAAGTGAAAGAAACCTCAACTCCTACTGTTATAACTGAGATTGAAGAAGTAACTGACAAGCAACCGATTGATGAAGTTGGTGAAATTATTGAGGACCTCGAACCTATTGTAGAAGAACCACAGAGCGTTGAAGCTGAAATGGCCGATTTACAAAATGTTGGAGAAGTGCTAGAAAAGGAATGCGATGAGATTCTGTCCAAAGTTCAAGACGTCACGAATCTGGATAGCATTGCGGTTAAACCTATGTTGAACTCTATTGCCGAGGAAAATAATATGGAGACGGAAAACTTAGATACTAACGAGTTAGTAGATAGAATATTAGACACAGAACAAGAAATGAAAATGGAACGGGATATCGAGAATAGCAACAAAGCGATTGATGTAGCAGCAGAGGCAAAGAAATCCGAGTCTAGTGCAGCGGCAAACGGTGTTAAAGATGAAGTGAAACCTGTAGAGGCACCTGTTCCAGAGGCCAAGGAAAAGAATGGAGATGAGACATCAAAAATTGGTGCCACAGAAGAATCGAAAGTAGAAGAAAGCAGTCCCACAGAATCGAAACCAGCAGAGGAAAAGGCCACAACCGAATCACAAAAACCCGAAGTCAAAGCTGAAGAAAAAGTCACGCCTGTGGAGAAAGAGGTGCCAGCGGCAGAAACAAAAGAAGTAGCGGCCGTAGAAAAAGCCGAAGATATTAAAGAAGTTGCAAAAATGAACGGCAATGGAACTAACGGTAACACAGAAGCTCTCAACGGAGATGCCAGTAAACAGGAAGAGTTAAGTGCGAGGTTAACCGCCGAGAATGGTAAAGCAGTGAACGGTGCCAATGGGGACTCGAACGGTGTGGAAGCTAAAGAGGAAGGCAAAGAGGTAGCAGAGATCAAGGTCAAGAGCGTCCCTGCGGTGGAGGCGCCCACTGATCCAATAGAGCAGGCTACAGAAGCATAA